Proteins encoded together in one Myotis daubentonii chromosome 17, mMyoDau2.1, whole genome shotgun sequence window:
- the AZIN1 gene encoding antizyme inhibitor 1 isoform X2 has product MKGFIDDANYFVSLLDEGTNLGDVIDNYVNEHTLTGKNAFFVGDLGKIVKKHSQWQNVVAQIKPFYTVKCNSTPAVLEILAALGTGFACSSKTEMALVQELGVSPENIIYISPCKQVSQIKYAAKVGVNIMTCDSEVELKKIARNHPNAKVLLHIATEDNTGDEEGNMKFGATLKNCRHILECAKELDVQIIGVKFHVSSACKESQVYVHALSDARCVFDMAGEFGFTMNILDIGGGFTGTEFQLEEVNHVISPLLDVYFPEGSGIKIISEPGSYYVSSAFTLAVNIIAKKVVESDKFSSGEKTGSDEPAFVYYMNDGVYGSFASKLSEDLNTIPEVHKKYKDDEPLFTSSLWGPSCDELDHIVEKCLLPELNVGDWLIFDNMGADSLHEPSAFNDRQRPAIYYMMSFSDWYEMQDAGITSDTMKNFFFVPSCIQLSQEDSFSTEA; this is encoded by the exons ATGAAAGGATTTATTGACGATGCAAACTACTTCGTTAGCCTGTTGGATGAAGGAACAAACCTTGGAGATGTTATTGATAACTATGTTAATGAACATACCCTG ACAGGGAAGAATGCATTTTTTGTGGGAGATCTTGGAAAGATTGTGAAGAAACACAGTCAGTGGCAGAACGTAGTGGCTCAGATCAAGCCATTCTACACGGTAAAGTGCAACTCTACTCCAGCTGTACTTGAGATTTTGGCAGCTCTTGGAACTGGATTTGCTTGTTCCAGTAAA ACCGAAATGGCTTTAGTGCAAGAATTGGGTGTGTCTCCAGAAAACATCATTTACATAAGTCCTTGCAAGCAAGTGTCTCAGATAAAGTATGCAGCAAAAGTTGGAGTGAACATCATGACATGTGACAGTGAAGTCGAATTGAAGAAAATTGCACGTAATCATCCAAATGCCAA GGTCTTACTACATATTGCAACAGAAGATAATACTGGAGATGAAGAGGGTAACATGAAGTTTGGCGCTACCCTGAAGAACTGTAGGCATATCTTGGAATGTGCTAAGGAACTTGATGTCCAAATTATTGGGGTTAA aTTTCATGTTTCAAGTGCTTGCAAAGAATCTCAAGTATACGTACATGCTCTATCTGATGCTCGATGTGTGTTTGACATGGCT GGAGAATTTGGCTTCACAATGAACATCTTAGACATTGGAGGAGGCTTCACAGGAACTGAATTTCAATTGGAAGAG GTGAATCATGTTATCAGCCCTTTGTTGGATGTCTACTTTCCTGAAGGATCTGGCATTAAGATCATTTCAGAACCTGGAAGCTATTACGTGTCTTCTGCATTTACACTTGCAGTTAATATCATTGCAAAGAAAGTTGTTGAAAGTGATAAATTTTCCTCTGGAG AAAAAACCGGAAGTGATGAACCAGCCTTTGTGTATTACATGAATGATGGTGTTTATGGTTCTTTTGCAAGTAAACTGTCTGAGGACTTGAATACCATTCCAGAGGTTCACAAG AAATACAAGGACGATGAGCCTCTGTTTACAAGCAGCCTTTGGGGTCCATCCTGTGATGAGCTTGATCACATTGTGGAAAAGTGTCTTCTTCCTGAGCTGAATGTGGGAGATTGGCTTATCTTTGATAACATGGGAGCAGATTCTTTGCATGAACCATCTGCTTTTAATGATCGTCAGAGGCCAGCTATTTATTACATGATGTCATTCAGTGATTG GTATGAGATGCAAGATGCTGGAATTACTTCAGACACGATGAAGAACTTCTTCTTTGTGCCTTCTTGCATCCAGCTGAGCCAAGAAGACAGTTTTTCCACTGAAGCTTAA
- the AZIN1 gene encoding antizyme inhibitor 1 isoform X1, with amino-acid sequence MKGFIDDANYFVSLLDEGTNLGDVIDNYVNEHTLTGKNAFFVGDLGKIVKKHSQWQNVVAQIKPFYTVKCNSTPAVLEILAALGTGFACSSKTEMALVQELGVSPENIIYISPCKQVSQIKYAAKVGVNIMTCDSEVELKKIARNHPNAKVLLHIATEDNTGDEEGNMKFGATLKNCRHILECAKELDVQIIGVKFHVSSACKESQVYVHALSDARCVFDMAGEFGFTMNILDIGGGFTGTEFQLEEVNHVISPLLDVYFPEGSGIKIISEPGSYYVSSAFTLAVNIIAKKVVESDKFSSGVEKTGSDEPAFVYYMNDGVYGSFASKLSEDLNTIPEVHKKYKDDEPLFTSSLWGPSCDELDHIVEKCLLPELNVGDWLIFDNMGADSLHEPSAFNDRQRPAIYYMMSFSDWYEMQDAGITSDTMKNFFFVPSCIQLSQEDSFSTEA; translated from the exons ATGAAAGGATTTATTGACGATGCAAACTACTTCGTTAGCCTGTTGGATGAAGGAACAAACCTTGGAGATGTTATTGATAACTATGTTAATGAACATACCCTG ACAGGGAAGAATGCATTTTTTGTGGGAGATCTTGGAAAGATTGTGAAGAAACACAGTCAGTGGCAGAACGTAGTGGCTCAGATCAAGCCATTCTACACGGTAAAGTGCAACTCTACTCCAGCTGTACTTGAGATTTTGGCAGCTCTTGGAACTGGATTTGCTTGTTCCAGTAAA ACCGAAATGGCTTTAGTGCAAGAATTGGGTGTGTCTCCAGAAAACATCATTTACATAAGTCCTTGCAAGCAAGTGTCTCAGATAAAGTATGCAGCAAAAGTTGGAGTGAACATCATGACATGTGACAGTGAAGTCGAATTGAAGAAAATTGCACGTAATCATCCAAATGCCAA GGTCTTACTACATATTGCAACAGAAGATAATACTGGAGATGAAGAGGGTAACATGAAGTTTGGCGCTACCCTGAAGAACTGTAGGCATATCTTGGAATGTGCTAAGGAACTTGATGTCCAAATTATTGGGGTTAA aTTTCATGTTTCAAGTGCTTGCAAAGAATCTCAAGTATACGTACATGCTCTATCTGATGCTCGATGTGTGTTTGACATGGCT GGAGAATTTGGCTTCACAATGAACATCTTAGACATTGGAGGAGGCTTCACAGGAACTGAATTTCAATTGGAAGAG GTGAATCATGTTATCAGCCCTTTGTTGGATGTCTACTTTCCTGAAGGATCTGGCATTAAGATCATTTCAGAACCTGGAAGCTATTACGTGTCTTCTGCATTTACACTTGCAGTTAATATCATTGCAAAGAAAGTTGTTGAAAGTGATAAATTTTCCTCTGGAG TAGAAAAAACCGGAAGTGATGAACCAGCCTTTGTGTATTACATGAATGATGGTGTTTATGGTTCTTTTGCAAGTAAACTGTCTGAGGACTTGAATACCATTCCAGAGGTTCACAAG AAATACAAGGACGATGAGCCTCTGTTTACAAGCAGCCTTTGGGGTCCATCCTGTGATGAGCTTGATCACATTGTGGAAAAGTGTCTTCTTCCTGAGCTGAATGTGGGAGATTGGCTTATCTTTGATAACATGGGAGCAGATTCTTTGCATGAACCATCTGCTTTTAATGATCGTCAGAGGCCAGCTATTTATTACATGATGTCATTCAGTGATTG GTATGAGATGCAAGATGCTGGAATTACTTCAGACACGATGAAGAACTTCTTCTTTGTGCCTTCTTGCATCCAGCTGAGCCAAGAAGACAGTTTTTCCACTGAAGCTTAA